Part of the Xenopus tropicalis strain Nigerian chromosome 3, UCB_Xtro_10.0, whole genome shotgun sequence genome, TTTCTGCCAGGAATGAGAGAATGGAAACGTTCCAAAGGAACCTGCAGTGTAGCACAGCCAAAGCTATCATCAAACAAAATAGGGAACTCTGTGTCACATTGACTCCAGGTCGATCTACCCGGGGCCCAGTAGAATATGAATTTGTAGGAATAGCCTCTCATGCAATGGCCACCCAGGACATAGATCCTGTCCTTCCATCGCACCACTCCTGGTGACTCAAGGTTTTCAGGAAGTGGAGGAACTGGGCAGCCGCAAAACCGCCCTTCGCTGTCCAAACAAAAACAGATGGTGGGGCTAAAGCCAGGTTTTGCACATGGGTCAGAGTAGTTATAGAACTGGGCAGAGATATGCGGCACGTAATATTTATGTTCACAGTGCTGGTCAGTGGCACGTGGTTCAAAGGGTTCATAGTAGTCCCAGTAACTACTGACATAGCCTCCAATCACTAAGAGCTTATCACCCAACGTAACAGCTCCTGCGGATGACAACTGCATTTTCAGAGGAAAGTGGCTCCATGTCTCTGAAGCAATGTCATACATAAGAAATCCTAGGTGATTTAAAGTGGACTTTGATGTTACTGTTGTTCCACCAAGAAGAtacaacttgccctttaattgcgCACATCCAAAGTTCTGTATGCGCAGTGGAAGATTTGACAGACCTTTCCAGCACTTCTCTGGCACACTATAATATTCTGCAGAATCAATGATTTCTCTTCCATCCCAGCCCCCCAGGGCATACAACCTCTGCGCATAAGCTACAAAACCATGGTTAACTCTTGGGATGCTCATAGAAGGTAACTGACTCCATTCATTCATTACAGAGTCAAACACGTACAAAGTATCTGTTAGAGTTTCATCCTCATTTCTGCCTCCTGATATGTATAAATATCTCCCTTCTGCCAGGAATCGGGAATCTGTGAGGTACTTTGGGAATGGCAACTTTCCCCAAACTTCAGAAACAGGATCGTATGATTCCAAAAGATAATCCTCTTTAGGCAAATTGTCCTCCCTGTCCATAACATCCATGCAAATGATTCTATCTTCAAACATTCCTTGGCGGAGTTGGAGAGAAAACTGATGCTGGGAAGAACATAGTTCTTTATGAAACTCCTCCTCAACCTCCTCTAGCTCTTGTGGGCTCATCAAATGAAAGCGGATGGTCTTTGTAAGTTTTTCAGGAATAGAGGTGTAACTGCAGCAATTAAACTGCCACCAACGGAGGGCGAGATGGTAGACGTCAAGTTCTGAAGAAACCATCAGTTTGTCTGAGGAAAGTATTGGAGATAATTCTTCCAGATCAAGTTGGAGAAAGTCCTGTTCTTTAGTAAGACTGATAAAATGGCAAGAGATATATTGTATTGCGGCTTCCAAAAGGCTCCTGCAATTATGGATGTGAGCCAGTCGGTAAATCCAGAAGCAACTGTCATTATTAAGCTCTTTATTTAGGTAACTGGAAAAGAAGTTATAGAAACATTTAGTCAGTGAGTAGAGAGACATCCTAAATGTGAAGATAATTTATGGAAGCAAGCAATCAAGAGTGTTGATCCTATATTTCAAACACAATCAACAGTTATTAAAACAATGTACTTTATATTTAGGAAATTACACCACATTTCACCAATAACTACCCCACCTCGCAAGGGGGAAGGTCAGTGCAGTGGGTGGGTGGTGTTCAGCTTGAAGAACAATTTAGTTGGCTTTGTGCACCACTGGAAGTGGTGGACTGTGATAGGGGAAAGTTCAAAGTAGTTGATAAGTGGTGCTCAGCCTGAAGGACAACTTGGATGGCCTTGGATACTATTGGAACTGGTGAGCTGGGGTGAGGGATGGTCAAATCAGTAGGCTGGTGCTGCGGAGCTTGAAGGACAACTGGGTGGCCTTGGGCACTACTGGAACACTTTTTATACTGCCACACACTATTTTGGCTGATGCCTAAGGCAGGGTTCTctccttgctttatggcaggagcTGCCCTCTGTGAGCCTTCTGTAGAAGCATATTAACTTACGTAGTGGAATGATTACTAATATTGGAGATAATAACACCAgtaatgtttcccatagcaactaatcagcaattcaatttgaacagtcacctacaagtcagaaatcaaaagcaaagatgtgatttgttgatatgggcaacatcactggtgatatttatttcCAGTGTAAGGAAACACTGCCTTTGACCTCTACATTACAGTATTTTATAACTCACATTCATAATTCACCAAAACATTCACTGCATATTCAACATACTCTTACGAAACGCATTTTAGATTTCACATTGCCCCCATTGCACATTGTACTTTATATTTCCTCTTGGAATGGGAGAAGTTGAACTATTTTTTTGCAGCACTTGGGGTCCATAAAGTCGCACATGGTCTGGTAGTTAAGACAGGGACCCTTAGAACCTGCTGCTTAAATccacagggtaaaaaaaaataatctggttATATTTTTCTgtccatttattattatatatacatgaaTATGTAGAAAAACAGTCACccagtgttaaaggagacatattggacacatggaaaaaaaatccctaattttgtaggtaattatgaataatatatggtgctggtttcacattggtctaaaattgaaAACAGTCTGTAAAAACTGCCCCTTTATTGGTGtttcctatagatcctatcaggtctcagttaggatttcaaatgaggggtgggcgtgtccctgccagaagcacagctgctgattggttcctgtcctacagtgcctgtactgagagacgccggcccccctgcacatccagagaattcagccagcaggaagtgaaatggatgggcgggactagtggggttttgggggaatttctcaataaatcagtccaaaacataACATTTCTTAAGCAcaatctagaggagtataattcactggtacatttctgtatgatatgtctcctttaggaATGGCTGAGATTTTTAGTAATTTTCTTCCTACATTACATTGCACAATTATAGAGCCACACAGGCAATTGTTGTATTTGCAAAGTTAGTCTGGATACACTTCCTGGCTAAACATTACATAGGTTTGCAGAAGCAAAGATTTTATAAGAGAAGGTAACCAATATCAAGATATTTCCAGAACCCAACCAGAGTAAATCAAGTGGTATAGGCACCCAATAAATTGCTATATTTTGCGTAATGAAAGAAGTTGGAATAAGTAAgatttccaatatatattaacAATGTGCAATGGTTATAACAATGTGTTCAAATTACAACTGAAAAGAATTAGCTATCACTTACAATTCCCTCCCCTGCTTTCAGTTACTACTCAtacaattcaaatattttaaatcagTAGTCAGTGCTCTTCCAGTCTCAGCTCCAAATAATTCTATATAATATTGCTCCAATAACATTCTGGTAAAAACATGGTCCAAAGAACAAATAGGAATAAAGGAAATGCACTTAGATTATTGTGGTATAAAGCAACCTTTACTGATTCATTTCATCATACAATATTACCTATTAAGCAATGATAAAAACCAAGTCGCAAAGGAACAATACCAAAACATAGAAGCTTACTTATGTACATTAATGCTACACTTTTGATTGCAAGCACAATTTACTAGATTTACGGGTGGGGGGTGCAATTTGTCACAAGATCAATTGTTCACCATTGAATTCAACAGCTCTAAAAATAGAAGGCATGTGTTTTGACAGTGgcctttactaaaaaaaacaaaaaaaaaaaaacagtccagCGAAAAGCCCTTTCTATAAACAAACCCCACCCTTCCTCCAGCTGAAGCCTGTTATTTTTAGATAAGGGGCATCTCATCATGCAGTGGATTGcggttttgtttttattgtgctttAAAATCTAAAGGTTTATAATCATCTATTGCACTAAACAGGACAAAATCTGAACTTTCATCCTTAATTCAAACAAATAACATTGTCACTACAGTAGATATTGTCTGTTTCCACGAACACAATTTATTGGCACACCTACAATAAAATCAAACCTTATTTCGACAGTTAAAACCTGTACATTTAAACACTCTCGAGAAAAgttggaaaataaatgaaaaatagaaaaccCTTAGTACCCTTGTTTATCTTCATTGGTGAGAgaggtagtaaaaaaaaaatgaatgtcccACGCGCCATTAGTCTTAAGCAACGGCTGGTAACTGGGAATAACTAATAATTGACACAGTGTCTAGGTCATGCTTCCTGTGCAGGTCACACGATTGCAATATCTACTATAGTTACAGAAAGAAACCTTGCACTATAGTCAACGGGTGCACAATGTGTAGTTaagtaaggctgatggcagaagaggcgtagggtggatattttcggcaagcagaaaagcacttgctgaaaataccgccctacgccccctacatgtacctgcacccgaatgaatgagatacgctcgggcggaattttcagcaagcgcttttctgcttgccgaaaatatccgccctacgcctcgtctgccatcagcctaagagtTATTCTCTTTTAAAGAACAATTTATTGGCACACCTACAATAAAATCAACCTTTATTTCGACAGTTAAAACCTGTACATTAAAACACTGTAGAGAAAATCTGGAAAACCCTTAGTACCTATTCGTCTCAATTCAGTTTTTGCAAACTTCAGTTAATACTTTCACTAGAGACTGTAAAAGTAATGTAACAAGATATCAATTTGCCTTAACAGCAAGCAGAGAGAAACTTACTTGTAATATTAGAATCCACGCCGCAGATAGTGGAATGGCTATAGTAGCTTTCAAAGTAACCTCTATTTGTAACTAAGGCAATCGCTGCATTAAAAAGAGGCAACAGTGTATGGAACTAGCAATGTCGATGCTATCCTTCAGTAAAAGTATTAACTGAAGTCCGTAAAATAGTAACATTTTATATAACCTCTGCTTGCTATTAAGGCAAATTGTTACATTTAAAAGAGGTAACAATGTATGGAATCAGCAACAAAGTAATGTAACAAAATATCAATCTTTAGTGAAAGTATTAACTGAAGTCTGCACAAACTGAATTGAGACTAATACGTACTAAGGgttgtctatttttaatttctttattttcctaCTTTTCTCTACAGTGTTTTAATGTACAGGTTTTAACTGTCGAAATAAAAGGTTGATTTTATTGTAGGTGTGCCAATAAATTGGGTTCTTTGAAACAGAATAACTCTTACTTAACTACACATTGTGCACCCGTGGTTTCTCAGCAATGAAGATATACATTCTTGTCAttaactaaccccccccccccccccagctaacaTCGCAGAAAATGGGCACTGGTCTAAGGCAAGTGACTAAAGAAAATACAACCTGTGTGCCACAAAGTgttactgcaccagaggaaggaccccagaggtctgaaaacatgtagtgctatgcatctctaaaccaataaactaCACAGAATGCATTTGGCTTACATGGTACTTATCTAAGGCAAGCGAGTTTAAACAACTAATATTAGGTTGAGGAGCTATGAGATACTCTTGAGGACACCCTCCGTCCTGGTATAAGGGAATAAAATCTTTTCTTAGGAATCTGCATGGTGACACATCCAAAACCACTGACTCcattatcaacaatgggcaaggtTGTCCTGCACAGCGTCCACTTAATGTCACCAGGTGTCCAATAGTAAACCTGCTTATAAAATTTGTTCCTATCTTCTCCTCCTAGAACATAGATCCTTCTTTTCCAACATACCACTCCAGCTGATGCAATGTTTTTAGGAAGCGAGGGCACATAGCTGTCTCGGCAGACTCGGCCTTGATCGTCTAAACAAAAGCATTTCGATGTCGCCCTACAGCTTTGAGCGCTGTGATCATAGTTTACACGGCCCCCTATAACATATAACTTGTTGTCCAGCACCACTGCTCCTGCAGATGAGCACACCATAGGAAGTGAAAACTGGCACCACATGTCGGACGAAGGGTTATACACCAGGACACCACGCAGGGGTGAGGTCAAATTTACTACACTAGATTCTCCTCCTATTAGATATAGTCTTCCTTTTAATTGAGCACATGCAAAAGAACACAGTGGAAAAGGCATTCTGGACCCACAAGACCAATGATTCTCTAGAAGATTATAATGCTCAACTGAGT contains:
- the LOC100496285 gene encoding actin-binding protein IPP isoform X1; protein product: MENVSQQFPSNMEPNELSCGDHESVESRVIKGLRDLYLTEELCDTTVVTESRRFLCHRVVLASVSPYFRAMFSSSMREAERGEVVLPDIPPSIMQTVLNFIYTGEATINMDTVQELFTVSSRLQISPLQHLCSSYLNKELNNDSCFWIYRLAHIHNCRSLLEAAIQYISCHFISLTKEQDFLQLDLEELSPILSSDKLMVSSELDVYHLALRWWQFNCCSYTSIPEKLTKTIRFHLMSPQELEEVEEEFHKELCSSQHQFSLQLRQGMFEDRIICMDVMDREDNLPKEDYLLESYDPVSEVWGKLPFPKYLTDSRFLAEGRYLYISGGRNEDETLTDTLYVFDSVMNEWSQLPSMSIPRVNHGFVAYAQRLYALGGWDGREIIDSAEYYSVPEKCWKGLSNLPLRIQNFGCAQLKGKLYLLGGTTVTSKSTLNHLGFLMYDIASETWSHFPLKMQLSSAGAVTLGDKLLVIGGYVSSYWDYYEPFEPRATDQHCEHKYYVPHISAQFYNYSDPCAKPGFSPTICFCLDSEGRFCGCPVPPLPENLESPGVVRWKDRIYVLGGHCMRGYSYKFIFYWAPGRSTWSQCDTEFPILFDDSFGCATLQVPLERFHSLIPGRKVTKIPPKRQSFDDETDWWHLQPLT
- the LOC100496285 gene encoding actin-binding protein IPP isoform X2, with translation MSLSVPYLEFSSVSGLRDLYLTEELCDTTVVTESRRFLCHRVVLASVSPYFRAMFSSSMREAERGEVVLPDIPPSIMQTVLNFIYTGEATINMDTVQELFTVSSRLQISPLQHLCSSYLNKELNNDSCFWIYRLAHIHNCRSLLEAAIQYISCHFISLTKEQDFLQLDLEELSPILSSDKLMVSSELDVYHLALRWWQFNCCSYTSIPEKLTKTIRFHLMSPQELEEVEEEFHKELCSSQHQFSLQLRQGMFEDRIICMDVMDREDNLPKEDYLLESYDPVSEVWGKLPFPKYLTDSRFLAEGRYLYISGGRNEDETLTDTLYVFDSVMNEWSQLPSMSIPRVNHGFVAYAQRLYALGGWDGREIIDSAEYYSVPEKCWKGLSNLPLRIQNFGCAQLKGKLYLLGGTTVTSKSTLNHLGFLMYDIASETWSHFPLKMQLSSAGAVTLGDKLLVIGGYVSSYWDYYEPFEPRATDQHCEHKYYVPHISAQFYNYSDPCAKPGFSPTICFCLDSEGRFCGCPVPPLPENLESPGVVRWKDRIYVLGGHCMRGYSYKFIFYWAPGRSTWSQCDTEFPILFDDSFGCATLQVPLERFHSLIPGRKVTKIPPKRQSFDDETDWWHLQPLT